The genomic stretch AAGAATTTATAAATTCTCTTGAAACACCACGTAAAATATTAATTATGGTAAAAGCTGGTGCTCCAACTGATTCAACTATTGAAATGTTATTACCACACCTAGATAAAGGTGACATTTTAATTGACGGTGGAAATACATATTATAAAGATACTCAAAGAAGAAATAAAATGTTGTCTGATAGTGGAATTCATTTTATTGGTACAGGCGTTTCTGGTGGAGAAGAGGGTGCTTTAAAGGGGCCTTCAATCATGCCTGGCGGACAGAAAGAAGCTTTTGAACTAGTAAAACCGATATTTGAAGCTATTTCTGCAAAAGTCAATAATGAGCCTTGTACAACATATATTGGACCAGATGGCGCAGGTCACTACGTTAAAATGGTTCATAATGGAATTGAATATGGAGATATGCAATTAATCTCAGAAGCTTACTTTTTATTAAAAAATGTTCTTGGCTTAAGTGCCGATGAGCTACACCAAGTATTTAGCGAGTGGAATAAAGGTGAATTAGATAGTTATTTAATCGAAATAACGGCTGATATTTTTACAAAAACTGACGAAGAGACAGGTAAACCACTTGTTGATGTTATTTTAGATACAGCAGGACAAAAAGGAACTGGTAAATGGACAAGTCAAAGCACACTTGATTTAGGCGTACCTACTTCAATTATTACTGAGTCTGTTTTTGCAAGATTTATTTCAGCAATGAAAGAGGAACGAGTAAAAGCAAGTAAGATATTATCTGGTCCGTCAACTAGCTCATATACTGGAAATAAAGAGCAACTGATTGAAGATGTTCGTAAAGCACTTTATATGAGTAAAATTTGCTCTTATGCTCAAGGATTTGCACAACTAAGAGCTGCATCTGATGAGTATAACTGGGATTTAAAATACGGTGAGATCGCCATGATTTTTAGAGGCGGATGTATTATTCGTGCGGCATTCTTACAAAAAATTAAAGAAGCATATGATCTTGATGCGAATCTTTCAAACTTATTACTTGATCCTTATTTCAAAGAAATTGTAGAGAGCTATCAAGGCGCATTACGTAAAATTAGCGTTGTAGCAATAGAGGCTGGTGTACCAATTCCATGTTTCTCAGCTGCATTAGCATATTTTGATAGTTATCGTACTGAAACGCTTCCAGCAAACTTAATTCAAGCACAAAGAGATTATTTTGGTGCACATACTTATGAACGAATTGATAAAGAAGGTAAATTCCATACTCAATGGACTTAATTTTAAGTTTTAATTTGTTCCTGAACTAAAAAAGTTACCCCCTCTACATTAAGAGGGGGTAACTTTTTTAGTCTTTAATTTCATTCTTTGTGTTCATTTAATCGATCAGAAACAGGCCACCATTTATGACCGTCAACTGTCAATAAAGTATCAGCTTCATTTGGTCCCATTGAACCAGAATTATATGTTGTAAGGGGTGCTAAATTTTGGTCCCAAGCTTTAGAGATCACATCAACAAAGCTCCAAGAGTATTTTACTTCATCCCAATGGGTAAAGTTTGTTCCATCACCTAACATACAATCATAAATTAATCGCTCGTATGCTTCAGGGGTATTTATACAATCAACACAATTATTATTAAAAGTTAATTGAATTGGTTTTGTGTAACCTTCAGAGCCAGATCTTTTTGCATTTAATTGTAAGGTAATGCCTTCATCTGGTTGAATATGTAT from Arthrobacter citreus encodes the following:
- the gndA gene encoding NADP-dependent phosphogluconate dehydrogenase, with protein sequence MAKQQIGVIGLAVMGKNLALNIESRGFSISVYNRSVEKTEEFLKEAEGKNVVGAFSIEEFINSLETPRKILIMVKAGAPTDSTIEMLLPHLDKGDILIDGGNTYYKDTQRRNKMLSDSGIHFIGTGVSGGEEGALKGPSIMPGGQKEAFELVKPIFEAISAKVNNEPCTTYIGPDGAGHYVKMVHNGIEYGDMQLISEAYFLLKNVLGLSADELHQVFSEWNKGELDSYLIEITADIFTKTDEETGKPLVDVILDTAGQKGTGKWTSQSTLDLGVPTSIITESVFARFISAMKEERVKASKILSGPSTSSYTGNKEQLIEDVRKALYMSKICSYAQGFAQLRAASDEYNWDLKYGEIAMIFRGGCIIRAAFLQKIKEAYDLDANLSNLLLDPYFKEIVESYQGALRKISVVAIEAGVPIPCFSAALAYFDSYRTETLPANLIQAQRDYFGAHTYERIDKEGKFHTQWT